In one window of Rhodanobacter sp. FDAARGOS 1247 DNA:
- a CDS encoding monovalent cation/H+ antiporter subunit A, producing MPHYLPSLILCLPFVASVVAWLMRGRGHNRAAWLMTATALLGLLLCLWLAPLILAGGVLRQVIPWAPGLGLDLVLRIDGFSWLMLLLVCGIGALVGLYARYYMSPDDPLARFFALLLAFMGSMLGIVMSGNVIQLVFFWEMTSLFSFLLIGYWHRGPSARDGARMALIVTSGGGLCLFGGILLLGHIAGSYELDAILAAGDTVRAHPWYTPTLLLILLGAFTKSAQFPFHFWLPQAMSAPTPASAYLHSATMVKAGVFLLVRFWPVLGGTAEWSWIVGGVGLVTLILGAYAAMFEQDLKGVLAYSTISHLGLITMLVGLGSALGVVAAIFHIVNHATFKASLFMAAGAVDHEAGTRDLRKLGGLRRFMPVTATLALVAGAAMAGVPLLNGFLSKEMFFAETLAARQGPLLDAISVVIAVAASAFGVTYSIRFVRGVFFGRTPAELPRQPHEPPLWMRFPIGFLALTCLLVGVLPARVIGPTLQAAAGSVLGSDLPVYSLAVWHGVTTPLLMSVFAFVAGCLLFAGLRRRFAERESAPLTGRLSGKRIFERVMAVLAADLPQRLERLYPSRRLQSQLLCIVLLAMLAGTLAATGASLDMELRWSSIDPAFALLWLLGAACAIGAASQAKFHRLAALVLTGGAGLVSCVSFVWLSAPDLAATQLLVEVVTTILILLGMRWLPKRIEGLSVESRRQRFRRRRDVVIAIVAGLGVASLAYAAMTHPVADSISRFFLERAYTEGGGHNVVNVILVDFRGFDTLGEISVLAIVALTVFALLRRFRPAAESISAPMQQQQQTALDAAAPDRAADHSLTDYLMIPGLIIQLMSPVILLFGLHLFLRGHDLPGGGFVAGITVAVALILLYMARGARWVETRLRVLPVRWLGAGLLLAVLTGLGSLAFGRPFMTTYFQYLDLPLLGRVPLATALLFDLGVFAVVVGTTILMLIALAHQSLRRPRQAPAPAAEGER from the coding sequence ATGCCGCATTACCTGCCCAGCCTGATCCTCTGCCTGCCCTTCGTGGCCAGCGTGGTGGCGTGGCTGATGCGCGGCCGCGGCCACAACCGGGCGGCGTGGCTGATGACCGCCACCGCGCTGCTCGGCCTGTTGCTCTGCCTGTGGCTGGCCCCGCTGATCCTCGCCGGCGGCGTGCTGCGCCAGGTGATTCCGTGGGCACCGGGGCTGGGCCTGGATCTGGTGCTGCGGATCGACGGCTTCAGCTGGCTGATGCTGCTGCTGGTCTGCGGCATCGGCGCGCTGGTCGGCTTGTACGCCCGCTACTACATGTCGCCCGACGATCCGCTGGCGCGCTTCTTCGCCCTGTTGCTGGCCTTCATGGGCTCGATGCTGGGCATCGTGATGTCGGGCAACGTGATCCAGCTGGTGTTCTTCTGGGAGATGACCAGCCTGTTCTCGTTCCTGCTGATCGGCTACTGGCACCGCGGACCTTCCGCGCGCGACGGTGCGCGGATGGCGCTGATCGTCACCTCCGGCGGTGGCCTGTGCCTGTTCGGCGGCATATTGCTGCTGGGCCACATCGCGGGCAGTTACGAGCTGGACGCGATCCTCGCCGCGGGCGACACGGTGCGCGCGCATCCCTGGTACACGCCCACGCTGCTGCTGATCCTGCTGGGCGCGTTCACCAAGAGCGCGCAGTTCCCGTTCCACTTCTGGCTGCCACAGGCGATGTCGGCGCCCACGCCGGCCTCGGCCTATCTGCATTCGGCCACCATGGTGAAGGCCGGCGTGTTCCTGCTGGTGCGCTTCTGGCCGGTGCTGGGCGGCACCGCGGAGTGGTCGTGGATCGTCGGCGGCGTGGGCCTGGTCACCCTGATCCTGGGCGCGTACGCGGCGATGTTCGAGCAGGACCTGAAAGGCGTGCTGGCCTATTCGACGATCAGCCACCTGGGCCTGATCACCATGCTGGTGGGGCTGGGCAGCGCGCTGGGCGTGGTGGCGGCGATCTTCCACATCGTCAACCACGCCACCTTCAAGGCCTCGCTGTTCATGGCCGCCGGCGCGGTCGACCACGAAGCCGGCACGCGCGACCTGCGCAAGCTGGGCGGCCTGCGCCGGTTCATGCCGGTCACCGCCACGCTGGCGCTGGTGGCTGGCGCGGCGATGGCGGGCGTGCCGCTGTTGAACGGCTTCCTGTCCAAGGAAATGTTCTTCGCCGAGACGCTGGCCGCGCGGCAGGGTCCGCTGCTGGACGCGATCTCGGTGGTGATCGCGGTGGCGGCCAGCGCGTTCGGCGTGACCTATTCGATCCGCTTCGTGCGCGGCGTGTTCTTCGGCCGCACGCCGGCCGAGCTGCCGCGCCAGCCGCATGAGCCGCCGTTGTGGATGCGCTTCCCGATCGGCTTCCTGGCGCTGACCTGCCTGCTGGTGGGCGTGCTGCCGGCGCGGGTGATCGGACCGACCCTGCAGGCGGCGGCCGGTTCGGTGCTCGGCAGCGACCTGCCGGTCTACAGCCTGGCGGTGTGGCACGGCGTGACCACGCCGCTGCTGATGAGCGTGTTCGCCTTCGTGGCCGGCTGCCTGCTGTTCGCGGGCCTGCGCCGTCGTTTCGCCGAGCGCGAGTCGGCACCGCTGACCGGCCGGCTCAGCGGCAAGCGGATCTTCGAGCGGGTGATGGCGGTGCTGGCCGCCGACCTGCCGCAGCGGCTCGAACGGCTTTATCCGAGCCGGCGGCTGCAGTCGCAATTGCTGTGCATCGTGCTGCTGGCCATGCTGGCCGGCACCCTGGCCGCGACCGGCGCCTCGCTGGACATGGAGCTGCGCTGGTCCAGCATCGACCCGGCGTTCGCGTTGCTGTGGCTGCTGGGCGCGGCCTGCGCGATCGGCGCGGCCAGCCAGGCAAAGTTCCATCGCCTCGCCGCGCTCGTCCTCACCGGCGGCGCGGGGCTGGTCTCGTGCGTGAGCTTCGTGTGGCTGTCGGCGCCGGACCTGGCGGCGACCCAGTTGCTGGTCGAGGTGGTCACCACGATCCTGATCCTGCTCGGCATGCGCTGGCTGCCCAAGCGGATCGAGGGGCTGTCGGTGGAAAGCCGCCGGCAGCGCTTCCGCCGCCGCCGCGACGTGGTGATCGCGATCGTGGCCGGGCTGGGCGTGGCCAGCCTGGCCTATGCGGCGATGACCCATCCCGTGGCCGATTCGATCTCGCGCTTCTTCCTCGAACGCGCCTACACCGAGGGCGGTGGCCACAACGTGGTCAACGTGATCCTGGTCGACTTCCGCGGCTTCGACACGCTGGGCGAGATCAGCGTGCTGGCGATCGTGGCGCTGACCGTGTTCGCCCTGCTGCGCCGGTTCCGCCCCGCAGCCGAGAGCATCAGCGCGCCAATGCAGCAACAGCAACAGACGGCGCTGGACGCGGCCGCACCCGATCGCGCCGCGGATCACTCGCTGACCGACTACCTGATGATTCCCGGCCTGATCATCCAGCTGATGTCGCCGGTGATCCTGCTGTTCGGGCTGCACCTGTTCCTGCGCGGCCACGATCTGCCCGGCGGCGGCTTCGTGGCCGGCATCACCGTGGCGGTGGCGCTGATCCTGCTGTACATGGCCCGCGGCGCGCGCTGGGTGGAGACCCGCCTGCGCGTGCTGCCGGTGCGCTGGCTCGGCGCGGGCTTGTTGCTGGCGGTGCTGACCGGGCTGGGCTCGCTGGCGTTTGGACGTCCATTCATGACCACGTACTTCCAGTACCTCGACCTGCCGCTGCTGGGTCGCGTGCCGCTGGCCACGGCCCTGCTGTTTGACCTGGGTGTGTTCGCGGTAGTGGTGGGCACCACCATCCTGATGCTGATCGCGCTGGCGCACCAGTCGCTGCGCCGACCGCGCCAGGCGCCTGCGCCCGCCGCGGAAGGAGAGCGCTGA
- a CDS encoding ATP-binding protein has translation MIKLNLPDIDPSGFDRDWHETYGEKHVLPICPLVRQWVLRVLACIDGGMLREIEEHQGSMAGVFTAVGLGKVASVAGRSKRSTRKIALQARLEQLLRDARKSPASLPVVLVENVSRIARLVGLSEVDRGILAFTVLLHGNRVLRKAVSLLEYLTTSQTFQVLADVLCLPVEQVRAALSPRGALGRAGLVRLDRTEDMELTGKLEILSMDFVAEMQMPDMTPANLLRGILSVGSPPELALTDYEHVAAPLAILRPYLARAMADARVGVNVLIHGAPGTGKSQLARVLAAELGSELYEVACEDAEGDPVEGKQRLRVVSAAQCFFARQRVIILFDEVEDVFNDSEGLFGRKSTAQTRKAWVNNTLESNALPIFWLANSIDSVDQAFIRRFDMVLELPVPPQRQRERIIGNACGATIDAGTVARIAESEKLAPAVITRAASVVASIRDDLGEQGAASAIELLINQTLRAQGHPRLRAAAMSTLQVPYDPALACADANLEEVMTGLQRARSGRLCLYGPPGTGKTAFGRWLADRLQMPLHVKRASDLMSMYVGGTEHAMAEAFEQACAEGAVLLIDEVDSFLQDRRGAQRSWEVTMVNEMLTQMESFPGIFVASTNLMDNLDPAALRRFDIKLRLDYLTTEQAWSLLQRYCETLGLGMPDDELKPRLARLRQLTLGDFALVGRQHGFRALGSAMALMLALEAECALKKYVRAPIGFVG, from the coding sequence ATGATCAAGCTGAACCTTCCGGACATCGACCCGAGCGGTTTCGATAGGGATTGGCACGAGACATACGGGGAGAAACATGTCCTGCCGATTTGTCCCCTGGTACGCCAATGGGTGCTGCGCGTGCTGGCCTGCATCGACGGCGGGATGCTGCGGGAAATAGAGGAACACCAGGGCTCCATGGCAGGGGTGTTCACTGCCGTGGGCTTGGGCAAGGTGGCCAGTGTCGCAGGTAGAAGCAAGCGGAGTACCCGCAAGATCGCCCTGCAGGCACGGCTGGAGCAACTGCTGCGGGACGCCCGGAAATCTCCCGCTTCGCTGCCGGTCGTGCTGGTGGAGAACGTGTCGCGCATCGCTCGACTGGTGGGACTGTCGGAGGTGGATCGCGGGATTCTCGCGTTCACCGTGTTGCTGCATGGCAATCGGGTTCTGCGCAAGGCGGTTTCCCTGCTGGAGTACCTGACGACCTCGCAGACATTCCAGGTTCTGGCTGACGTGTTGTGCCTGCCGGTCGAGCAGGTTCGCGCAGCCCTGAGCCCGCGCGGCGCCTTGGGTCGGGCCGGCCTGGTCAGGCTGGATCGCACCGAAGACATGGAGCTGACCGGCAAGCTGGAGATCCTGTCGATGGACTTTGTCGCCGAAATGCAGATGCCGGACATGACGCCGGCAAACCTGTTGCGCGGCATCCTGAGTGTTGGCTCGCCGCCCGAACTCGCATTGACTGACTATGAGCACGTCGCCGCACCCCTGGCGATACTTCGCCCCTACCTGGCACGGGCGATGGCCGATGCGCGCGTTGGCGTGAACGTGCTGATCCACGGCGCGCCGGGCACCGGCAAGAGCCAACTGGCCAGGGTGCTGGCAGCGGAACTGGGCAGCGAACTCTACGAAGTGGCCTGCGAGGACGCCGAAGGCGATCCGGTCGAGGGCAAGCAGCGCCTGCGCGTGGTGAGTGCGGCGCAATGCTTCTTCGCGCGCCAGCGGGTGATCATCCTGTTCGACGAAGTGGAGGACGTGTTCAACGACAGCGAGGGCCTGTTCGGCCGCAAGAGCACCGCGCAGACCCGCAAGGCATGGGTGAACAACACGCTGGAGAGCAATGCGCTGCCGATCTTCTGGCTGGCCAACAGCATCGACAGCGTGGACCAGGCTTTCATCCGCCGCTTCGACATGGTGCTGGAGCTGCCGGTGCCGCCGCAGCGGCAGCGCGAACGGATCATCGGCAACGCCTGTGGCGCGACGATCGATGCCGGCACCGTTGCACGCATCGCCGAATCGGAAAAACTGGCGCCGGCCGTGATCACTCGCGCCGCTTCCGTCGTCGCCAGCATTCGAGACGATTTGGGAGAGCAAGGCGCGGCGTCGGCGATCGAGCTGCTGATCAACCAGACCCTGCGGGCGCAGGGTCATCCAAGGCTGCGAGCAGCGGCCATGTCGACGCTGCAGGTGCCATACGATCCGGCGCTGGCCTGCGCCGACGCAAATTTGGAGGAGGTGATGACCGGCTTGCAGCGCGCACGTTCGGGCCGACTATGCCTGTACGGCCCGCCCGGCACCGGCAAGACCGCGTTCGGCCGCTGGCTGGCCGACCGGCTGCAGATGCCGCTGCACGTGAAGCGCGCCTCGGATCTGATGTCGATGTATGTGGGCGGTACCGAGCACGCCATGGCCGAGGCTTTCGAGCAGGCCTGTGCCGAAGGCGCCGTGCTGCTTATCGACGAGGTGGACAGCTTCCTGCAGGACCGACGCGGTGCCCAGCGATCCTGGGAGGTCACCATGGTCAACGAGATGCTGACCCAGATGGAATCCTTCCCCGGCATCTTCGTTGCCTCAACCAACCTGATGGACAACCTCGACCCCGCCGCCCTGCGCCGCTTCGACATCAAGCTGCGCCTCGACTACTTGACGACGGAACAGGCGTGGAGTCTGCTGCAACGGTATTGCGAGACGTTGGGGCTGGGGATGCCGGATGATGAGTTGAAGCCGAGGTTGGCGCGGCTTCGGCAGCTGACGCTCGGGGATTTTGCGCTGGTGGGGAGGCAGCATGGGTTTCGGGCGTTGGGGTCAGCAATGGCGCTGATGTTGGCGTTGGAAGCGGAGTGTGCACTTAAGAAGTATGTCAGGGCTCCAATAGGGTTTGTCGGCTGA
- a CDS encoding K+/H+ antiporter subunit F: MSHGLLHVAIIAAQLLLLLAMSFSIIRMVRGPRAQDRVLALDALYVNAMLLLLTVGIRSGSMLYVEAGLIIALLGFAGTVALSKFLMRGQVIE; encoded by the coding sequence ATGAGCCACGGCCTGCTCCACGTCGCCATCATCGCGGCGCAACTATTGCTGCTGCTGGCGATGAGCTTCTCGATCATCCGCATGGTCCGCGGCCCCCGCGCGCAGGACCGCGTGCTGGCGCTGGACGCGCTGTACGTCAACGCGATGCTCCTGCTGCTCACCGTCGGCATCCGCAGCGGCAGCATGCTGTACGTCGAGGCCGGCCTGATCATCGCTTTGCTCGGTTTCGCCGGCACCGTGGCGCTGTCGAAATTCCTGATGCGCGGGCAGGTGATCGAATGA
- a CDS encoding monovalent cation/H+ antiporter subunit D — protein sequence MSNHLIIAPILLPLLVAALQLLVGEKRRRTVLALSIASCAALVAAAAALMLAVSADGALVAVYRLGDWPARFGIVLVADRLSALMVLLTCVLALAVLPFALGRWQHRGGHFQPLLQFLLMGLNGAFLTGDLFNLFVFFEVLLAASYGLALHGSGARRVSAGLHYIAVNLTASMLFLLGVSLIFGVTGTLNMAALAELIPHVPERTRALLHAGAAILGVAFLIKTAMFPLGFWLPRTYAAASPAVAAMFALMTKVGIYVLLRLGLLLFGDDAGSASAHFGSDWMLWGGVATVVAGTVGMLGARDLAKLAGYNVVISSGTLLGAIGLQQPAVTTGALAYLVISTLAIAAFFLVAGLLASDGDDDTDDTLSLEPYEQAGESMPNESLYAQEDESRVVISAPIAMLGLSFSACAVLLAGLPPLSGFLAKFALLAPMLEDSGRPGAVALFALIIVAGLCTVIALCRAGIQIFWVEPERIFPRVRLTEATSIAILLGLCLLLTVLVESPLRYLRDTAGQLHAPAGYIHAVLPSAEAAP from the coding sequence GTGAGCAACCACCTGATCATCGCGCCGATCCTGCTGCCGCTGCTGGTCGCCGCGCTGCAGTTGCTGGTCGGCGAGAAGCGGCGGCGCACGGTGCTGGCGCTGAGCATCGCCTCGTGCGCGGCCCTGGTCGCCGCAGCCGCCGCGCTGATGCTGGCGGTGTCCGCCGACGGTGCGCTGGTCGCGGTCTACCGCCTCGGCGATTGGCCGGCGCGCTTCGGCATCGTGCTGGTGGCCGACCGGCTGTCCGCCTTGATGGTGCTGCTCACCTGCGTGCTGGCGCTGGCCGTGCTGCCGTTTGCGCTGGGCCGCTGGCAGCATCGCGGCGGCCACTTCCAGCCGCTGCTGCAGTTCCTGCTGATGGGCTTGAACGGTGCCTTCCTCACCGGCGACCTGTTCAACCTGTTCGTGTTCTTCGAGGTGCTGCTGGCCGCGTCGTACGGCCTGGCGCTGCACGGTTCGGGCGCGCGGCGGGTCAGCGCGGGGCTGCACTACATCGCGGTCAACCTGACCGCCTCGATGCTGTTCCTGCTCGGCGTCAGCCTGATCTTCGGCGTCACCGGAACGCTCAACATGGCCGCGCTGGCCGAGCTGATCCCGCACGTGCCCGAGCGTACCCGCGCGCTGCTGCACGCGGGCGCCGCGATCCTCGGCGTGGCGTTCCTGATCAAGACCGCGATGTTTCCGCTGGGCTTCTGGCTGCCGCGCACGTATGCCGCCGCCTCGCCGGCGGTGGCGGCGATGTTCGCGCTGATGACCAAGGTCGGCATCTACGTGCTGCTGCGCCTCGGCCTGCTGCTGTTCGGTGACGACGCAGGTTCCGCCTCCGCCCATTTCGGCAGCGACTGGATGCTGTGGGGCGGTGTGGCCACGGTGGTGGCCGGCACCGTCGGCATGCTGGGCGCGCGCGACCTGGCCAAGCTGGCCGGTTACAACGTGGTGATTTCCTCCGGCACCCTGCTCGGTGCGATCGGCCTGCAGCAACCGGCGGTGACCACCGGCGCGCTGGCTTACCTGGTGATCTCCACCCTGGCGATCGCCGCGTTCTTCCTGGTCGCCGGGCTGCTCGCCTCCGACGGCGACGACGACACCGACGACACGCTGAGCCTGGAGCCGTACGAGCAGGCGGGCGAGAGCATGCCCAACGAAAGCCTGTACGCGCAGGAGGACGAGAGCCGGGTGGTGATCAGCGCCCCGATCGCGATGCTGGGGCTGAGCTTCTCCGCCTGCGCGGTGCTGCTGGCGGGCTTGCCGCCGCTGTCCGGCTTCCTGGCCAAGTTCGCGCTGCTGGCGCCGATGCTCGAAGACAGCGGGCGACCCGGCGCGGTCGCGCTGTTTGCGTTGATCATCGTGGCCGGCTTGTGCACGGTAATCGCGCTGTGCCGCGCCGGCATCCAGATCTTCTGGGTCGAGCCGGAGCGGATCTTCCCCAGGGTGCGCCTCACGGAAGCGACTTCCATCGCGATCCTGCTGGGGCTGTGCCTGCTGCTGACCGTGCTGGTCGAGTCGCCGCTGCGCTACCTGCGCGACACCGCCGGCCAGCTGCACGCGCCGGCCGGCTACATCCACGCGGTGCTGCCGTCGGCGGAGGCCGCGCCATGA
- the mnhG gene encoding monovalent cation/H(+) antiporter subunit G, whose translation MSHLDALPPWAAITVAVLVLLGALFAFVGSLGLLRLKNFYQRVHAPTLGTTLGTFFMLAASITCFSVLHGRPIFYEILIGIFLTLTTPITLMLLVRAALYRDREEGSQDVPQVTPPE comes from the coding sequence ATGAGCCACCTCGACGCCCTGCCGCCGTGGGCCGCCATCACCGTCGCCGTGCTGGTGCTGCTCGGCGCGTTGTTCGCCTTCGTCGGCTCGCTCGGCCTGCTGCGCCTGAAGAACTTCTACCAGCGCGTGCACGCGCCCACCCTGGGCACCACGCTGGGCACGTTCTTCATGCTCGCCGCCTCGATCACCTGCTTCTCGGTGCTGCACGGCCGCCCGATCTTCTACGAGATCCTGATCGGCATCTTCCTCACCCTGACCACGCCGATCACCCTGATGCTGCTGGTGCGCGCCGCGCTGTACCGCGATCGCGAGGAAGGCTCGCAGGATGTGCCGCAGGTGACGCCACCGGAGTAG
- a CDS encoding Na+/H+ antiporter subunit E gives MIRRWLPYPILSALLLVVWLLLNQSVAPATILLGTLLGVALAKVFGLLRPPQARVRNYRLFGLLFARVMLDIFRSNLAVARIVLRRERGMHSGFVAIPLALTDRHGLAVLACIITSTPGTIWVNYDSTANILLIHVLDLVDERGWIDTIKQRYERLLLEVFQ, from the coding sequence ATGATCCGCCGCTGGTTGCCGTATCCAATCCTGTCCGCGCTGCTGCTGGTGGTGTGGTTGCTGCTGAACCAGAGCGTGGCACCGGCCACCATCCTGCTCGGCACGCTGCTCGGCGTCGCGCTGGCGAAAGTGTTCGGCCTGCTGCGTCCGCCTCAGGCGCGCGTGCGCAACTACCGTCTGTTCGGCCTGCTGTTCGCGCGCGTGATGCTGGACATCTTCCGCTCCAACCTCGCCGTGGCGCGGATCGTCCTGCGCCGCGAGCGGGGCATGCACTCCGGTTTCGTGGCGATCCCGCTGGCGCTGACCGATCGCCACGGCCTCGCCGTGCTGGCCTGCATCATCACCTCGACGCCCGGCACGATCTGGGTGAACTACGACTCCACCGCCAACATCCTGCTGATCCACGTGCTCGACCTGGTCGACGAGCGGGGCTGGATCGACACCATCAAGCAACGCTACGAACGCCTGCTGCTGGAGGTCTTCCAATGA
- a CDS encoding Na+/H+ antiporter subunit C: MELVLAAAIGILAASGVWLLLRPRTFQVIIGLTLISYAVNLFIFSIGGLRTGADPVLHGGDIAQYADPLPQALVLTAIVIGFATTALFLVVLLTSRGLTGNDHVDGEDGTP, translated from the coding sequence ATGGAACTGGTACTGGCCGCCGCGATCGGCATCCTCGCTGCCTCCGGCGTGTGGCTGCTGCTGCGCCCGCGCACCTTCCAGGTGATCATCGGACTGACCCTGATCTCCTACGCGGTGAATCTCTTCATCTTCTCCATCGGCGGCCTGCGCACCGGCGCCGACCCGGTGCTGCACGGCGGCGACATCGCGCAGTACGCCGACCCGCTGCCGCAGGCGCTGGTGCTCACCGCGATCGTGATCGGCTTCGCCACCACCGCCTTGTTTCTGGTGGTGCTGCTGACCTCGCGCGGGCTGACCGGCAACGACCACGTCGACGGCGAGGACGGCACGCCGTGA
- a CDS encoding phospholipase D family protein, producing MFVNSDDYKNRLKTLVAEEDSLDIAVAFWGNGAVDHIYTNKAKQRIRVICNLRSGGTNPTEIQRLLDLARQFPKRLEIRHHDQLHAKVVLGKNQALIGSANLSSNGLSLQDDEAGNWVEAGILTNDPGHLRSMRVWFDELWCSKKARTISDEDMEAAQSNWDSRRNSRPRKDATSIFAVKNHTQEELKDRHLYLLIYRKYLDESAEGALEKVRDEFDKKKTSAPLLWGYQDWAHFPKHGAAFIDLYWGNRGKVKCYGAATIPEYPTTTFRNRDGVNEKLDIAIRTKTFYGELFGSNQRKQFEATITDYLEDLWEDSSSLVNNDIQLVIPLSDVVRILKSR from the coding sequence ATGTTTGTCAATTCAGATGATTATAAAAATCGTCTAAAGACCTTGGTTGCCGAGGAAGATAGTCTCGACATTGCAGTAGCGTTCTGGGGTAACGGGGCCGTCGACCATATTTATACCAATAAGGCAAAACAAAGGATTCGAGTAATCTGCAACCTTCGGAGCGGCGGAACAAATCCAACCGAAATACAGCGACTACTTGATCTCGCACGACAGTTTCCAAAGAGGCTGGAAATCCGGCATCACGACCAACTTCATGCCAAAGTCGTGCTAGGCAAGAACCAGGCATTGATCGGCTCGGCCAATCTGTCGAGTAATGGCTTGAGCTTGCAGGATGATGAAGCTGGTAACTGGGTAGAGGCAGGCATATTAACCAACGACCCAGGGCACTTAAGGTCCATGCGCGTCTGGTTCGACGAACTATGGTGTTCAAAAAAGGCGCGTACGATATCTGACGAAGACATGGAAGCCGCTCAAAGCAATTGGGACTCTCGGCGCAACTCGCGCCCCAGAAAGGACGCCACATCCATCTTCGCGGTGAAAAACCACACCCAGGAAGAATTAAAGGATCGACACTTATACCTTCTTATCTACCGCAAATATCTGGATGAAAGTGCCGAGGGTGCGCTTGAAAAGGTGCGAGATGAATTCGACAAGAAAAAGACAAGCGCCCCGTTGCTTTGGGGCTATCAGGACTGGGCACACTTTCCAAAACATGGTGCGGCATTTATCGATCTTTATTGGGGGAACAGGGGTAAGGTCAAGTGCTATGGCGCTGCAACGATCCCAGAATATCCAACCACCACTTTTCGTAACCGTGATGGCGTGAACGAAAAATTAGACATTGCCATACGCACAAAGACATTTTATGGGGAGCTTTTTGGATCCAACCAGAGGAAGCAGTTCGAAGCAACTATTACCGATTACTTGGAAGATCTATGGGAGGATTCGTCAAGCTTGGTAAATAATGATATTCAGCTTGTAATTCCACTTTCCGATGTCGTCCGCATTTTAAAAAGTCGCTAA